A region from the Thermodesulfobacteriota bacterium genome encodes:
- a CDS encoding cofactor-independent phosphoglycerate mutase — protein sequence MKYVVLIGDGMGDYPLEELGGKTPLQAASTPAMDFLAREGELGLVKTVPPGFEPGSDVANLSILGYDPASCYTGRGPLEAGSMGIRLSPDDVAFRCNLVTLDFMADGRTVMVDYSAGHISTEEARAIVADIGRKVKVNGLTLYPGVSYRHLLVWAEGKEKLATVPPHDHTGRDVSAHWGVYQHDPNLINWISQALIILRDHPVNERRVKEGKKPANAVWLWGQGRAPHMPKFTERFGIKGAIISAVDLLKGIGVYAGLEPIAVPGATGYLDTNYQGKAEYALAALKEKDLVVVHVEAPDEASHGGNLEEKIKAIENFDRKVVQVVVDGLAEFGEHRILLVTDHYTPISIKTHVGEPVPFVIFSSNRRGRTREAGFNEVSAKETGLFIREGLKLMERFIRI from the coding sequence ATGAAGTATGTAGTCTTGATCGGGGACGGCATGGGGGATTATCCGCTGGAGGAATTAGGCGGGAAGACCCCGCTCCAGGCCGCTTCTACTCCGGCCATGGATTTCCTGGCCCGGGAGGGTGAACTGGGGTTGGTAAAGACCGTGCCTCCAGGTTTTGAGCCGGGTAGCGACGTGGCCAATCTCTCCATACTGGGATATGATCCTGCCTCCTGCTATACCGGTCGCGGACCGCTTGAGGCCGGAAGTATGGGGATAAGATTGTCGCCTGATGACGTGGCCTTCCGGTGCAACTTGGTCACCCTGGACTTTATGGCCGATGGCCGGACAGTTATGGTTGACTATAGCGCCGGTCATATCTCTACTGAAGAGGCCCGCGCCATTGTGGCCGATATCGGCCGGAAGGTGAAGGTCAACGGCCTTACGCTTTATCCCGGGGTAAGCTACAGGCATCTCCTGGTCTGGGCGGAAGGCAAGGAAAAGCTGGCTACAGTCCCGCCCCATGACCATACCGGCAGGGATGTCTCTGCCCATTGGGGAGTCTATCAACACGACCCGAATCTGATTAACTGGATATCCCAGGCATTGATTATTTTAAGGGACCATCCGGTGAACGAGAGGCGCGTGAAAGAGGGGAAAAAACCGGCAAATGCGGTGTGGCTGTGGGGGCAGGGACGGGCACCCCATATGCCGAAATTTACCGAACGTTTCGGCATCAAGGGCGCTATAATATCGGCCGTTGATCTCTTGAAGGGCATCGGCGTCTATGCCGGACTTGAACCTATTGCCGTTCCGGGCGCTACCGGTTATCTCGACACCAATTATCAGGGGAAAGCAGAGTACGCCCTGGCCGCTCTTAAAGAAAAGGATCTGGTGGTGGTTCACGTGGAGGCCCCGGATGAGGCCTCCCACGGCGGGAATCTTGAAGAAAAGATAAAGGCCATAGAGAATTTTGACCGGAAGGTAGTGCAGGTTGTGGTAGATGGTCTGGCTGAATTTGGCGAGCACCGCATCTTACTGGTGACCGACCATTACACCCCTATTTCGATAAAGACACACGTAGGCGAGCCTGTGCCCTTTGTCATCTTCTCTTCGAACAGGCGGGGCCGGACGCGAGAGGCCGGGTTTAATGAGGTTTCCGCCAAGGAAACGGGCTTATTTATCAGGGAAGGCCTTAAGCTTATGGAAAGATTCATTAGAATATGA
- a CDS encoding alanine--glyoxylate aminotransferase family protein has translation MQKKYLFAPGPVSIAPSTLLAMAQPIIHHRAPQFAAILREVEEGLKYLFQTKNDVLIFASSGTGAMEGAVTNTLSKGDKALVVRGGKFGERWTEICEAYGVTAINIDVTWGEAVDPALIRSALEADRSIKAVFIQAHETSTGVKHPIKEVGEVVRAYPDTILVVDAISALGVFDIAVDEWGLDIVVAGSQKAFCLPPGLAFASVSPKAWQLVEKSNLPKYYFNFLKERKSLKKDQTAYTPAVSLIAGLIEVLISIKKEGLEKLFAHHRLLAEAARKAVSAMGLELYTAVPSEAVTVVRAPQGVDGQQVVKLLREKYGITIAGGQGEAKGKIFRISHMGYTDRFELILVLSAVEIVLKELGYPMELGSGVRAAEEHLFQHRDVA, from the coding sequence ATGCAAAAAAAATATCTATTCGCCCCCGGGCCGGTGTCCATAGCCCCGAGCACCTTGCTCGCCATGGCCCAACCTATTATTCATCACCGGGCGCCGCAGTTTGCCGCTATACTGCGTGAGGTCGAAGAAGGGCTCAAGTATCTCTTCCAGACAAAAAACGACGTCCTTATCTTTGCCTCTTCCGGCACCGGGGCCATGGAAGGGGCCGTAACCAACACGTTATCCAAAGGCGACAAGGCCCTGGTCGTCCGGGGCGGTAAATTCGGAGAGCGCTGGACGGAAATCTGTGAGGCCTACGGCGTTACGGCTATAAATATAGACGTAACGTGGGGTGAGGCGGTAGATCCTGCCCTTATCCGTTCCGCCCTGGAAGCGGATAGAAGCATCAAGGCCGTATTCATTCAGGCCCATGAGACATCCACCGGTGTAAAGCACCCCATAAAGGAAGTAGGCGAGGTCGTCAGGGCCTATCCTGACACCATACTGGTCGTAGATGCCATCTCCGCCCTGGGCGTCTTTGACATCGCGGTCGATGAGTGGGGTTTGGATATCGTCGTGGCCGGTTCCCAGAAGGCATTTTGCTTGCCTCCGGGTCTGGCCTTCGCCAGCGTCAGCCCCAAGGCCTGGCAACTGGTCGAAAAGTCAAACCTGCCCAAATATTATTTCAATTTCCTTAAGGAAAGGAAATCCCTTAAAAAAGACCAGACCGCTTATACCCCGGCGGTTTCCCTGATCGCAGGTCTAATAGAAGTACTGATTAGCATAAAAAAAGAGGGTCTGGAAAAATTATTCGCCCATCATCGCCTGCTGGCCGAAGCGGCGCGTAAGGCCGTATCCGCCATGGGGCTCGAACTCTATACGGCAGTTCCCTCGGAGGCCGTCACGGTAGTTCGGGCGCCGCAAGGCGTGGACGGGCAACAGGTCGTCAAGTTACTGCGTGAGAAGTACGGCATAACCATTGCCGGTGGCCAGGGTGAGGCCAAGGGCAAGATATTCCGCATCTCTCACATGGGATATACCGACAGGTTCGAACTCATACTCGTACTCTCGGCTGTGGAGATAGTCTTAAAAGAACTTGGTTACCCTATGGAATTGGGCAGCGGGGTCAGGGCCGCGGAAGAACATCTCTTCCAGCACAGGGATGTAGCTTAA
- a CDS encoding DUF4258 domain-containing protein — protein MQDSKNLIKLIYERAAQRLLFLPHAVRQMMRSERMISPSEIRQIIANGEIIEDYPDDVRGHSCLLMGKGASGRSIHVVCAPKDEYLAIITAYIPTLDDWEEGFKVRKR, from the coding sequence ATGCAAGACTCTAAGAATTTGATAAAATTGATTTATGAGCGCGCTGCTCAACGGCTTCTATTTCTTCCCCACGCTGTGCGGCAAATGATGCGATCAGAGCGGATGATTTCGCCTTCAGAGATAAGACAGATCATTGCAAATGGAGAAATAATAGAAGATTACCCCGATGATGTCCGAGGCCATAGTTGCTTACTTATGGGTAAGGGGGCAAGTGGAAGATCTATCCATGTGGTTTGTGCGCCTAAAGATGAGTATCTTGCAATCATAACAGCCTACATTCCCACTCTGGATGATTGGGAGGAAGGCTTCAAGGTGAGGAAAAGGTAA
- a CDS encoding YgiT-type zinc finger protein: MYCKGEMKRGKAPFHIDRKGVHLTLDDVPAWTCQQCGESYFEETEVESIQAMIQAVEQEAQKLATTG; this comes from the coding sequence ATGTATTGTAAAGGTGAAATGAAACGAGGGAAGGCCCCATTCCATATTGACAGGAAAGGGGTACACTTAACGCTCGATGACGTCCCGGCCTGGACTTGTCAGCAGTGTGGCGAGTCTTATTTCGAGGAGACGGAGGTCGAGTCAATCCAGGCAATGATTCAAGCCGTGGAACAGGAGGCGCAGAAACTCGCCACTACTGGATAA
- the recG gene encoding ATP-dependent DNA helicase RecG, which produces MPHLAFYFDCLLNPLLFVAKEDFANLGAVKKLGATITGAVDQLLSQDIPEEAKVRLLDIKRLFQDYEGKALPDRRERVAKALRELSGLAAEVLLRKYRQDRKILAQDVQFLKGVGKGRSGRLARKGIKTLEDILLFIPRTYDDRRAVTKIADLKVGQRAVAVGEIVLSGTIRYPLSRRAVFEMIVRDRTGQISAKWFNFSHVYMERAYKRGLKVILSGEVHSFRQQREFIHPDIEILDSEEGKDTSFGRIIPVYSETEGISQRQMRRILDGAVTAYAYATESFIPADILRRRKLVSLPRALSILHFPGDDTGLKALTEGKNTYHHSLIFDEFFFLELGLALRRRRTARQKGIAFKSQPGLFQDFMSGLPFPLTRAQRRVLAGIEKDMGRPYPMHRLVQGDVGSGKTVVAFAAAMTAIGNGFQAAMMAPTEILAGQHYASFEKMVEGLSVPAYLLTGSTPPAARKELYRDVSQGNPCLVIGTHALIQEGLEFGRLGLVIVDEQHRFGVLQRAALKEKGPSPACGRPLWPDVLVMTATPIPRTLSMTLYGDLDVSIIDELPMGRKPVQTKVYAEGARPRVYEMVRRELARGGQAYIIYPLVEESETLDLLNAKEMAERLQKEVFPDYAVGLLHGRLKGADKEAVMNRFKRGEVQVLVSTTVVEVGVDVPNATVMVIEHAERFGLSQLHQLRGRVGRGERESMCFLIARPGRDSDAGQRLRVMEETTDGFRIAEEDLKIRGPGEFLGTRQSGLPELRTANIVRDIAILTAAREEAFRLIEEDPELSLPTHRALREIVEDRWAKGLALAEVG; this is translated from the coding sequence ATGCCCCATCTCGCCTTTTATTTTGATTGCCTTCTTAATCCGCTCCTCTTCGTTGCGAAGGAAGATTTTGCCAACCTGGGGGCGGTAAAGAAATTAGGCGCTACGATAACCGGAGCGGTCGATCAGCTTTTATCTCAGGACATACCTGAAGAAGCGAAGGTCAGGTTGCTGGATATAAAAAGGCTATTCCAGGACTATGAAGGAAAGGCCTTGCCGGATAGGCGGGAAAGGGTAGCAAAGGCCCTGAGGGAATTATCCGGCTTGGCCGCAGAGGTCCTCTTAAGGAAATACCGGCAAGACAGAAAGATATTGGCACAGGATGTCCAGTTTCTAAAGGGAGTGGGTAAAGGCCGGTCTGGCAGGCTGGCCCGGAAGGGCATCAAGACCCTGGAAGATATCCTTTTGTTTATACCGCGCACCTATGACGATAGAAGGGCGGTTACAAAGATCGCTGACCTTAAGGTGGGCCAAAGGGCGGTAGCAGTAGGTGAGATTGTCTTATCCGGCACTATTCGTTACCCGTTAAGCCGCAGGGCGGTGTTTGAAATGATCGTTCGTGACCGGACCGGCCAGATTTCCGCCAAGTGGTTTAACTTCTCCCATGTATATATGGAGCGGGCATATAAAAGAGGACTGAAGGTGATCCTTTCCGGCGAGGTGCACTCCTTCCGTCAACAAAGGGAATTTATCCATCCGGACATAGAAATCCTGGATAGCGAGGAAGGCAAAGATACCAGTTTCGGCCGGATCATACCCGTTTATTCAGAGACAGAGGGGATATCGCAGAGGCAGATGCGGCGCATCCTAGATGGCGCTGTTACCGCGTATGCTTATGCCACGGAAAGTTTTATACCTGCGGATATATTGCGGCGAAGAAAGCTCGTCTCGCTCCCCCGGGCCCTTTCTATTCTCCATTTTCCGGGTGATGATACCGGCCTGAAGGCCCTTACAGAAGGTAAGAATACTTATCACCATAGCCTGATCTTTGACGAGTTTTTTTTCCTGGAGCTGGGTCTGGCCCTCCGACGCAGGCGCACGGCCAGACAAAAGGGAATTGCCTTCAAGAGTCAGCCCGGGCTTTTTCAGGATTTCATGTCCGGGCTCCCTTTCCCGCTGACCCGGGCCCAGAGGCGCGTCCTGGCCGGGATCGAAAAAGATATGGGCAGGCCCTATCCCATGCACAGGCTGGTGCAGGGAGATGTGGGCAGCGGTAAGACCGTGGTGGCCTTTGCTGCGGCCATGACGGCCATTGGTAACGGTTTTCAGGCGGCCATGATGGCGCCGACGGAAATCCTGGCCGGACAGCATTACGCTAGTTTCGAAAAGATGGTGGAAGGTCTGTCTGTGCCTGCCTATCTTCTTACCGGCAGTACGCCTCCTGCCGCCAGAAAGGAGTTATACCGTGATGTGAGTCAGGGTAATCCCTGCCTGGTCATAGGGACGCACGCCCTGATCCAGGAGGGTCTTGAGTTTGGCCGGCTGGGGCTGGTAATTGTCGATGAGCAGCATCGCTTCGGTGTCTTGCAGCGGGCGGCCTTGAAGGAAAAAGGGCCAAGCCCGGCCTGCGGCCGGCCTTTATGGCCGGATGTCCTGGTCATGACTGCCACTCCTATACCGCGCACGCTTTCCATGACCCTCTACGGCGACCTGGATGTCTCTATAATAGACGAACTTCCCATGGGACGGAAGCCCGTACAGACAAAGGTGTATGCAGAAGGGGCTCGTCCGCGGGTTTATGAAATGGTGCGGCGTGAACTGGCCAGGGGCGGGCAGGCATATATTATCTATCCCCTGGTTGAAGAGTCGGAGACCCTGGACCTGCTTAATGCCAAGGAGATGGCTGAGCGCCTGCAAAAGGAGGTCTTTCCGGATTATGCAGTGGGCCTTCTCCATGGTCGCCTCAAAGGGGCGGACAAAGAGGCGGTTATGAACCGGTTTAAGCGGGGAGAGGTGCAGGTGCTTGTCTCCACCACTGTGGTGGAGGTCGGCGTTGATGTGCCCAATGCCACGGTTATGGTGATCGAGCATGCCGAACGCTTTGGCCTCTCACAGCTTCATCAACTGCGAGGCCGGGTAGGGCGGGGAGAAAGGGAATCAATGTGTTTTCTTATTGCCCGCCCGGGCCGCGACTCCGATGCCGGTCAGCGTCTCAGGGTGATGGAAGAGACCACGGACGGTTTTCGCATCGCTGAAGAGGACCTGAAGATCAGAGGCCCCGGAGAGTTCCTGGGGACGCGTCAGTCCGGACTGCCTGAGCTGAGGACGGCCAATATTGTGAGGGATATAGCTATCCTGACGGCGGCCCGTGAAGAGGCTTTTCGCCTTATAGAAGAGGACCCGGAACTTAGCCTGCCCACGCATAGGGCGCTCAGGGAGATTGTGGAGGATCGCTGGGCCAAGGGTCTGGCGCTGGCCGAGGTAGGGTAA
- the serA gene encoding phosphoglycerate dehydrogenase, which produces MKVLVSDNLSPKGIEILKHAGLKVVFKTGLKPEELKKEIKDCDGLVIRSATKVTPDIIGAAGKLKVIGRAGIGLDNVDIPAASKKGIIVMNTPGGNVVTTAEHTIAMLLTLSRNIPQATTSMKAGKWEKKKFTGREVFNKTLGIIGIGRIGSIVADRARGLKMHVIAYDPYIRPETAEKLGVGLVSLDDLYTRSDYISIHVPLTKDTKELINRESFAKMKDGVMLINCSRGGIVDEGALHEAMQSGKVAGAALDVFAQEPPPESYPLFTMDKFICTPHLGAATEEAQENVAVAIANQLVDFLKNGNISNAVNFPSVSSDVLASIQPYLTLVEKMGSFQMQIAKGGIQEVTIEYVGDVANMDTRPITIAMLKGLFAPILKHDVNFVNAPIIAKERGVKVTELKSTTTEDFTNLITLRVKTPQEENALSGTIFGKKELRLVRINTFRLEAVLEGHMLFIYNIDEPGVIGAIGTTMGEAGLNIARMHVGQETGPGRNVILLNTNAPVSAKVLKEMLKIPQVVSAQPLEF; this is translated from the coding sequence ATGAAAGTACTGGTCAGCGATAATCTATCCCCTAAAGGCATCGAGATACTGAAACATGCCGGTCTTAAGGTGGTCTTCAAGACCGGACTCAAGCCGGAAGAACTCAAGAAAGAGATAAAAGACTGTGATGGCCTGGTCATCCGGAGCGCCACTAAAGTGACCCCGGACATTATCGGGGCCGCCGGGAAACTCAAGGTCATTGGCCGGGCGGGCATCGGACTGGACAATGTGGATATACCGGCGGCCAGCAAAAAGGGCATTATTGTAATGAATACGCCGGGCGGTAACGTGGTTACCACTGCCGAGCACACCATAGCCATGCTTCTGACCCTCTCCCGGAACATTCCCCAGGCTACTACTTCCATGAAGGCCGGCAAATGGGAAAAGAAAAAATTTACCGGACGGGAAGTATTCAATAAGACCCTGGGCATTATCGGTATCGGACGGATCGGCAGTATCGTCGCCGACCGCGCCCGCGGTCTAAAAATGCACGTCATAGCCTATGATCCATACATCAGGCCGGAAACTGCCGAGAAGCTGGGGGTAGGGCTGGTATCTCTGGACGACCTTTATACCCGTTCCGACTATATCTCCATCCATGTCCCCCTGACTAAGGATACGAAAGAATTGATCAATAGAGAATCATTCGCCAAAATGAAGGATGGGGTCATGTTGATTAACTGCTCACGCGGAGGTATTGTGGATGAAGGGGCCCTTCATGAGGCCATGCAGAGCGGCAAGGTAGCCGGTGCGGCCCTGGATGTCTTTGCCCAGGAACCACCTCCGGAGTCCTACCCTTTATTTACTATGGATAAATTTATATGCACGCCGCACCTTGGCGCCGCTACCGAAGAGGCCCAGGAAAATGTAGCCGTAGCCATAGCCAACCAACTGGTTGATTTTCTCAAAAACGGTAATATCTCCAATGCGGTCAATTTTCCTTCTGTAAGTTCCGATGTACTGGCCAGCATTCAGCCTTACCTGACCCTGGTCGAGAAGATGGGCAGTTTCCAGATGCAGATAGCCAAGGGCGGCATCCAGGAAGTGACTATCGAATATGTCGGCGACGTCGCCAATATGGATACCCGGCCGATAACTATAGCGATGTTGAAGGGCCTGTTCGCTCCCATCTTGAAGCACGACGTCAATTTCGTTAATGCGCCTATTATTGCCAAGGAACGGGGTGTAAAGGTCACAGAGTTAAAGAGCACGACAACCGAAGATTTTACCAATCTTATAACCCTGCGCGTCAAAACACCGCAGGAAGAAAACGCCCTCTCCGGAACGATCTTCGGCAAAAAAGAGCTGCGCCTGGTCAGGATAAACACCTTCCGCCTGGAAGCGGTGCTGGAAGGACACATGCTCTTTATTTATAACATAGATGAGCCGGGGGTCATTGGGGCTATCGGTACGACCATGGGCGAGGCCGGTTTAAATATCGCCCGTATGCACGTTGGCCAGGAGACAGGACCGGGCAGAAATGTCATCCTGTTAAATACAAACGCCCCGGTGTCGGCTAAGGTGCTCAAGGAAATGCTTAAAATACCACAGGTGGTGTCGGCACAACCGCTTGAATTCTAA
- a CDS encoding homoserine dehydrogenase gives MAKPIYVGLIGLGTVGSGVAKILLEKGDLLAKRVGAPVVLKRIVDKYPDRIKLKIAKKMLSTDIEDVFGDDEISIVVELIGGYEPARSFILRAIERGKHVVTANKALLAAHGKEIFTAAGRKGVDIGFEASVGGGIPVIRSIREGLVADHIQSILGIMNGTSNYILTKMTDEGSSFGDVLKEAQAKGYAEADPAYDVEGIDAAHKLAVISTLAYGSFVRLEDIYTEGIAGIEPVDIAFAKELGYRVKLLAISRCDGQSIEVRVHPTMIPSEHLLANVNGVYNAFYIQGDAVGQVLLYGMGAGMMPTGSAVVGDIIDLGRNVLKGTTQRVPALSCAIDQLRSLPVKPVDDLVCRYYMRFSVVDSPGVLSKISGILGRNGISIESVIQKGRDVRGSVPIVMMTHEARESNVRKAVAKIDRLDVATAKTMFIRIENTL, from the coding sequence ATGGCAAAACCTATTTACGTGGGATTGATTGGGTTAGGAACCGTAGGGAGCGGGGTGGCCAAAATTCTCCTTGAAAAGGGAGACTTACTGGCTAAACGGGTGGGGGCGCCTGTTGTCCTCAAGCGGATTGTGGATAAGTATCCGGACAGGATTAAGCTTAAGATAGCGAAAAAGATGCTCTCTACCGATATTGAGGACGTCTTTGGCGATGACGAAATCTCCATAGTGGTAGAACTTATCGGCGGGTACGAGCCGGCGCGTAGTTTTATCCTCAGGGCTATCGAACGGGGTAAACATGTGGTTACCGCCAACAAGGCCCTGCTTGCTGCTCATGGGAAGGAGATATTTACGGCGGCCGGGCGTAAGGGCGTGGATATTGGTTTTGAGGCCAGTGTAGGAGGAGGTATTCCGGTCATCCGGTCTATACGGGAAGGTCTGGTGGCAGACCATATCCAGTCCATATTGGGCATTATGAACGGCACTTCGAATTATATCCTGACCAAGATGACCGATGAAGGGAGTTCTTTCGGGGATGTATTGAAAGAGGCCCAGGCCAAAGGCTATGCCGAAGCGGATCCCGCCTATGATGTGGAGGGGATCGATGCGGCCCACAAACTGGCCGTTATCAGCACATTAGCCTACGGCAGTTTCGTGCGGCTGGAAGATATTTATACAGAAGGTATAGCGGGCATTGAACCCGTGGATATCGCCTTTGCCAAGGAACTCGGTTATCGTGTTAAACTTCTCGCCATATCCCGCTGCGACGGTCAGTCCATTGAAGTCCGGGTCCACCCTACCATGATTCCAAGCGAGCATCTCCTGGCCAATGTAAACGGTGTCTATAACGCCTTTTATATACAAGGGGATGCAGTGGGGCAGGTGCTTCTGTACGGGATGGGGGCAGGCATGATGCCTACCGGCAGCGCGGTGGTCGGCGACATTATTGATTTGGGCCGTAATGTGCTGAAGGGCACGACCCAGCGTGTCCCGGCACTTTCGTGTGCGATCGATCAATTGCGGTCACTTCCGGTCAAGCCTGTGGATGACTTGGTCTGCCGGTACTATATGCGTTTTTCTGTTGTGGACAGCCCGGGTGTTTTATCCAAAATTTCCGGGATACTGGGACGCAACGGCATCAGTATAGAATCAGTCATCCAAAAAGGCCGCGATGTCCGCGGCTCTGTTCCCATAGTCATGATGACGCATGAGGCCCGGGAGAGCAACGTGCGCAAGGCCGTGGCCAAAATCGACCGCCTGGATGTGGCAACCGCAAAGACCATGTTTATCAGAATTGAGAATACGTTGTAA
- a CDS encoding transposase: MPRQARLDTPGTLHHVMIRGIEGQNIFRDNTDRKDFLSRIAQLIEETGTRILAWVLMNNHVHLLLFSGHQGISKFMRRLLTGYAISYNRRHQRTGHLFQNRYKSILCEEEPYLLALVCYIHLNPLRASIVKSMEELDRYPWSGHGVLVGKIKNNWQERDYVLRQFSEYKGRAVRTYRKFMEEGKDQGKRSELIGGGLIRSLGGWSQVLSLRDKKDSITHDARILGREDFVTEILKEADRNLKRQLRPRERTALIDQLIKKICKEEGVNEQELRMGGRRRKVSSARARIAYQLSSELGIPAAEIARQLGVCTSAIVKAIQNSESMKNK; the protein is encoded by the coding sequence ATGCCTCGGCAAGCCAGATTAGATACCCCGGGAACCCTTCACCATGTAATGATCCGTGGAATCGAAGGCCAGAATATCTTTCGGGATAATACAGACAGAAAAGATTTTCTTTCTCGCATCGCGCAATTGATTGAAGAGACCGGCACCAGAATCCTGGCCTGGGTTCTGATGAACAACCATGTCCATCTGCTTCTTTTCAGCGGCCATCAGGGTATCTCCAAGTTTATGCGGCGTCTTTTAACCGGCTATGCCATCTCCTATAACCGGAGACACCAGAGAACCGGTCACCTCTTTCAAAACCGATACAAGTCCATCCTCTGCGAAGAGGAACCATATCTATTAGCACTGGTCTGTTATATCCATTTAAACCCCTTGAGGGCCTCCATAGTAAAAAGCATGGAAGAATTAGACCGTTATCCCTGGAGTGGTCATGGCGTCTTAGTGGGGAAAATAAAAAATAACTGGCAGGAAAGAGACTATGTGCTCAGGCAATTTAGTGAATACAAAGGAAGGGCGGTTCGGACCTATCGCAAGTTTATGGAGGAAGGAAAAGATCAAGGGAAGCGGTCGGAGTTGATAGGAGGAGGCCTGATCCGAAGTCTGGGCGGCTGGTCACAGGTATTGTCTCTCCGGGATAAAAAGGATTCCATAACGCATGATGCCCGCATCTTGGGTAGAGAAGACTTTGTAACAGAGATATTGAAAGAAGCCGACCGGAATTTAAAAAGGCAACTACGGCCAAGGGAAAGAACAGCCCTGATAGACCAATTAATAAAGAAAATATGCAAGGAAGAAGGGGTAAATGAACAGGAACTGCGCATGGGAGGACGGAGGAGAAAGGTTTCCAGTGCCAGAGCCAGGATTGCGTATCAGTTAAGTTCTGAACTAGGAATCCCGGCGGCTGAGATAGCCAGGCAATTGGGGGTATGCACCTCGGCCATTGTCAAGGCTATACAAAATTCGGAATCTATGAAAAATAAGTGA